The genomic segment TGGGAGGTTTATGTAAGAAacatttaagatttattttcgcTGATTTAAAAGCTTTCGTTTGTATGTTATGAACATGACCACCATTACTCGCTGACTTCCAATACTCGCGTCCCCCCAACATACACAATCGCATTTATGTTTCAAGTATTAAGTTAAAcaagaaaaattttataataatcgtAATATATTGGGCGCAATAGAATCGTATGGAACCCAACAGGAAAATAGAGAAATGATTGACTTTAAAACGCTCAAACGTAAATACCCAAAGTTGTCTTATctaatttaatcaatatttataattgaaaagcaCCCTTTGGTAGGTATATATACCTATCAAATACTGTTCGGATGTCAGTCACTTTCCAGTTAATTAATCATGAAGACGTTGATCGCATTGTTAGCCCTTGGGTTCGTAGCCGTTACGGGTAAGTTAGTTTCACGGTACTATTTGGTTATTTGTAAAGAATAAGGAAACATTATTGTTGGaataattccattaaaatttgggtgacctggttgcatctctgcctaccccttcgaggataaaggcgttatgtatttatgattaataatattgtgcCAACAAAGTTCGTATTGCAGCACCTACACCCTAAGGACCACTGCAGCgctaattttaatgtaatctgTTTCCATTTATTTACCCGAGAATaaatttgttcatattttacGGCAAGTAAGTTCTCTATGCGAACACTTTCTAGGTCTGTATTGACGCCGTGTACTCATTTCAGCCTATTCCATTTTCGACTACCGATTTTAAGGGTTTTAGTTGTTAACTTAAAATTCtcaccaaataaatatattaatatttttaatcgtttCGCAGCCGGTCCGTCGGCTCCGCAGAGAATCGTCGGCGGTTCAGTCACCACCATCGACAACTACCCCTCTCTTGTGGCGCTGTTGCGAACCCAGGACTGGAGTCAGTGGTCTCAAGCCTGTGGCGGCTCCATCATTAATAGCAGACACATTCTCTCGGCTGCCCATTGCCTGCAGTAAGTAGCGCGgtcgttttttatttcttcgaatgacgagacgagcttgccattcggcTGATGTCAGTCAGTAAACGATGcgatcgcctataaacagttgaaacatcatccaacaccttgaattacaaagtattgtttggtattccactgcactcgccagtctgagacacgagatgttaagtcttattatgtccagtagttacactggctacaatatcctttaaaccggaacacaacagtgactacagacTGCTGTTTtacgacagaaatagacattgcggtggtaccctttctaacatatgagagactAACCATCAGTAAATCGTTGACACTTGAGCACAgagtaacaaatataatatgttatatgctttttatttacAGTGGATATGCTGTTGGAGCTTGGCGCGTGCGTGTTGGTTCCACCTGGGCGAACAGCGGTGGCGTCGTCCACGCTGTGGATCGTCATATCATTCACTATCATTACAACAACAGAACCCTTGATAATGATATTGCTATTTTGCGCCTCGCTTCCAACATTGCATTCAACCAGAATGCTCGTGCTGGTCACTATGCTGGCGCCATTACCATGTCGCAGACAACCAGGCGGTATGGGCTGCTGGATGGGGTCATACACAGGTTCGTGATGTGCTTGTCtacaatatatcaatatatagatgtatattatgtttgtatcttgtacatcaatttatttatttatttaaaagtcaaATATAAGCTTAAAGTGAGGGTACACCAAAACGGTACACTTATATAATGATTATTCATATTAACAAGAACAtcgaagaaaattaaattattgcagGTAAAGGTGACTAACTATAATTCGTatgatttaaaaacatataaacttttttactaATGCTATGAAtactttcaataaatatatcggcATCCAATCCATTCTCAAAAATGTGTCTATCAAGATAATTGCCTTAGCGGTCGGGCTATTTCTAGTGTGCGTTAAACGCCATGCAAGTATTCACGTGAGAAGACGATGCCTTCTTTGCCCCTTAGCACGCAGTAATGGTCCggaatatacaaataaatatgttctcTCGCAGTTTCATTGTCTACACAAtgacaattatacaaaaaaatttgccgctacatatacatatacattatatatatgtagCGGCAGAATTTTTTGTGCACTTTTTCAACCATAAGGATATATAGTTTTCGCAGGGATTCCACAAAATAGAGTTCTATTCTTATTAACTACGGACAAACAAATTGTGTAAAAGTTTAAGAACGCTAATATTCCTAAATGGTGTAGAGGTTCTGGTAATGAAACCTAACGTTTTGTTGgttgttttacaaatatttcttatgtGTTCATGGAAGTTTAACTTGGAGTCCATGGTTACACCCAGATCGCGTATCGTGGTGACTTGATCGAGCGGCACGCTAtccaacatattatattttgttgcaaTCGGCGTATGGGGTCGAGAAAAGAAATAGTTTTACACTTTGTTGCATTAAGTGGCACTTTGTTTCTAGCACTCCAATTTGCAAAAGTATCGGTATCTCCTTGTAGCGCTACACAATCCCCGTATTTTGAGTCATAAAAATTTTAGATCATTGGCAAACATCAAACATTTTGCGTTATAAAGAACATGGGCAGATCATTTATCATGATCATAAATTGTGTAGGTCCCGAAGTACTAACGCCAAAAACAGTGTAGTACTCTACGGAACAGTAATTTTTCACACGTACGTCTTGTTTTTATCGTTAATTTACAGTTCAGAGGAAACCCTTCGAGCAACTGCGACACGTCGAAGTACGGACCATCAACCTGACGTCTGCAGAGATAGATACCGTCGTGCCTTCCCACCCCGCATCGTGACTGACAACATGTTATGCTCCGGCATTCTTGACGTCGGGGGTCGCGACGCTTGCCAAGGAGACTCCGGCGGTCCTGTCTACCACAACAACGTCATCGCCGGCGTTACCTCCTGGGGCATACGCTGTGCTGATCGTCGCTTCCCTGGTGTCAACGTTCGTGTCCAGCGCTACACTGCTTGATCCGAAACAACTCTTTATATCGATCCACTATTACgagattaataaaatcaaataaatgaaaccacttacGTCCCTTTTTTATCTTTGCCTCTAGTTAATGTTTCACTGGCCTAAAAACCACGGGTGTCattcttctttatttatattatagctttCACCGTTAATTTATCGATGATTTCGCCAATGTCAAGTAATAATAatggtaaatacaaaataaaaaatcatatgtctccttttataaattaatttaattcagcTAATAATCGCAGCAGTATCAATCAATGGGTATTGGTTGGGCGTGTAAATGGCCCAACCAATGAGAAAAAGTGAGGGCTAAGGGAAAGCAAAACCGAGCAGGCACTACCTACGATGTCCACTCAAGGGAGGTGGGCAAGGGCTATCAGGTAATACTGCGCAAAATTACTCACCGATCTTGCAGCCAAAATCACGAGGCGCACACCAGCGAGAAGGTCCGGGATACCAGGCGATGCTCCGGTTGCCGTCCACAGGCGATGCGACAGGATGAGGTGCGAGGATCAGCGGGGAAAGGGAGAAAATTAAAGAGGGAAGTAGGTATATTATGGGTAATAAGAATAAGGAAAAAATTGTGACGTAGAGAAATTTTTATGTAGTAATGACAGTCGCATGCCCGTTTCAAATAATTGGAGCATAAAGGCCAGTATAACGTCCAAAGAGGCGGCATTACCTGAATAAGCTACAAACTTCGGatgaataattttacgcaaACCGCACCCTTACCTTTAGTTGACGTTTAGGACACCAAGCGGCTCAACTAGTCACACCGTAAGAATATGAAATATAGCTTCAatcatagaaaaaaatgtttatgtaagaATAGTTTTTTAGTACGTTTCTGTAGTAAATTACActtaaatattaagtttaaagGGTTAAATACCTAACGTAGTAAATAACTTTAGTATCACCCCAGTTGTCCTACCATCTCTTTGCCCAAGATATTTGAAGGAAATTTTATATCAGTTACATACGACATGACACTATACCGACTTCTTTAGTATTGTACAATCAGATTGCCCTATATATGGCCCACTATTAGGCGGTCCCGGATCTTGATTTTTttgaggcggggcaaaatctggataatgccacCCTCGACCACCTAaattttacctttgtcatcatcatcatcatttcgcgtcccgcggaaataatttatgtgtttaatattctgaacgtctcagtagtcaaagatgcgttaatgatgagttgcGTATGGGTCTGCCAAGTGTGAATTTGCCGGCcagggcacgggccctggcttgccccgcTCTAGATCCAGGGCTGCTGTTATTAAATATCTCACAAAATGATATAAGGTTAATTTATCTCCAATATTTATTGCGCTgtagtaagtacctatataacatgcgttaataaatgaaaccacatactcgtctttacctttggggcattccacgtgaagcgggcacgaaaaactcgatgtctcagattttcgtaatatttcattatgttatacctgtatatgtcctcgatccagatacaaaatattattaaagtataaagcctggtaagcgagttaaaggactttgaagttttgactggccggctggtatacgccacttcgaatccaattatcaagttttaaatgttacaataaaataaataaagcaatgaaataaatacttcatttaatgagctttttattgtatttttgaaattgaaaaatgtttttctttgaaaaaatgtgtttgaaagtttcaaacttgaatttcacaaagttggcatatatttatattttttatttttttctaaaaatagctactattgtatagataatccctgcgaagtttcataatgggctgaaaagtagtttaggagctagaccgattacagtgccgaagcgcggcggtcgccagaaagagcgaagtagtaaaactttcaattaaacgaaatactttcgattagagtattttatcatgttttgcatcgctctaacgattcaattacatctgattataatataaaaaatatatttatattactgacggtgcacaagaacattttaaaagatttaattgtattaacttgttgtttatttattttattgtaacatttaaaaacttgataattggattcgaagtggcgtataccagccggccagttaaaacttcaaagtcctttaactcgcttaccaggctttatactttaataatattttgtatctggatcgaggacatatacaggtataacataatcaaatattacgaaaatctgagacatcgagttttttttcgtgcccgcttcacgtggaatgccccctTTGCTAACACTGtgccaaaaaaaatatccataaaaaacaaatattttcataaaacaatcctggttatattttattttttttttatcatgtaatttagtgcgaatatggcgtgtgtttgtgactgaaaatgtgatgttgccactgcgatGAATTGTCTTagagtaataagtaataattgcattaataatatgacttgtcaaaattttattttcaaatatgtacaggtagctgaatgtttgccgccaaacattgacagctacgcgtgtgacggaaaaataaccttattatgtagtatataaggttataatcccgtgacacacgcaaatgtcatgtagctgtcttggctcgccggcgagccacgagagaccaagagataataatatcagccctgtattgcccactgctgagaacgggcctcctctactactgagagggattaggccttagtccaccacgctggcctagtgtggattggtagactttacacaccctcaaaattcctatagacaacttctcagatgtacaggtttcctcacgatgttttgcttcaccgttaaagcgaacgataaattcacaaagaatacacacatgatttttttttagaaaagaggTGTGtcctcttgggatttgaacctgcggacatattTGCATTAATCTCATAATTGTATTAGGGAGTGTAAAATCAAAGTACTTTTAGTGACATTTATTTAgttcgaaatttacacttttattttacacctcTGCTTCGAATAACTCAGTAAATTGTTAAGAagataaatgtatgtattgcattttatattcgTAATTATTCTGCGAtgattatagtttatatatttttttattattattcaaattttaattcacACAACTTTTAAATGGCGTAATAATAATTGCCATCTAGCGAACATTTTGTGTCATTCTACTTTATGTATAGTACTCACTAGATAAAAGAGCTTTATTAACAACGCGATAACAACGCAATCAAGCAAAATATTGGAGGCATTTTTCTTTCTAACGCTAGATGGCAgtgttaaatagaaataatcGTGTAGCCACGAAATGTAACATACACCGTAAATGGAAAACTTAGAGatgtttatttgtgtaataataatcatatttctcACGGGGATTCGCCGAATGCGCGCGCCTATTTTCAAATTTGTAACCAAAGTAACTAGTTAGTGAACAGGTGCATCCCAAAGATTGTGTTGtttccctctgtaatataaaaaaataaaaacccgaCTATGGAAAAAAAGAGAACtaaaaagcataaaataaaaaatatttcttttgaaataatgacgcttttatttttaatatctgtaAGCCAATCGGAAAACAAGACTCAAAATATCACTAGGTGCTTACaacaaatttaatgttttaattgattCAGAAACGCTCTGCAGACTCATTTGATTACCGACGTATCCATAATCAAACACTCACTTTCACGATTTTGCTCGTGTTGTCCCACAAGGGGAAAATCGAAGGACGTTTATTGGTTTTTGCTGttcagttgttttttatttcatataataaccGATAACGGAACCTTGTCCCCTCCAATACCGCACCGGTTAAAATACaatctttgtaaaaataattatagtgtgCAAATTAACCCGAAtttcataaaatcattaatagttcattgaaatgttacattttttaggccttaccttgcgttttttagaggacgcaattttatttttttgaagtgtagggggggtcagtctaaagctaaaaccaagtttgtggggtcgccacctttgtcccacggccgccatcttgaaaataggggttgaaatggtttttacgatttatctcttaaactatttatctgacaaaaaaaaattataaacattttttgttgcaaattaaattctctacaactttggtctagtaacttttgtcgtagaactataaaaaaaaagttatgagcgaaaatgttaagaaattcaatgttaagcaatgtccattgcaacgtcatcagaacgtgtgtttataaggttcataatactttttttgtactctcattaatacccaaatacccaagggaccattagggaacaaaagaatatctgcctgctattattattattatttctaacctctgttgttgtaagaatagctgataatattattttgaagttatcgttcaacttatatcttttagttgtgctacatatttctgtacgtgcggatgtattttattcgatttcgaatgattttagacacgattttaactttagtgaaaactacttttttttttattagcattttgacctttaagacttttaaaagtcaaaatgctaatatataacttacttactacaacttcaacacaatattatcagctattcttacaataagagaggttagaaataataataataatagcaggcagatgttcttttattccctaatagtcccttgggtatttgggtattaatgagagtacaaaaaagtattatgaaccttataaacacacgttctgatgacgttgcaatggacattgcttaacattgaatttcttaacattttcgcttataacttttttatttatagttctacgacaaaagttacaagaccaaagttgtagagaatttaatttgcaacaaaaaatgtttatacatttttttgtcagataaatagtttaagagatacatcgtaaaagccatttcaacccttattttcaagatggcggccgtggaacaagggtggcgaccacaaacttggttttagctttagactgacccccccccctacacttcaaaaaaataaaattgcgtcctctaaaaaacgcagccccaaatgtaacttttcaatggactataaataaaaaagaaaaaaataacagttacGACGCGGCAGTTTGACGTTGAATCGACACGATGACACGACGATGCGCAATGACATAAGAGATTTTCTTCTTGAACACAGGCTATTATGCTACATTTGTCATGTAaagttaatttcaattaaactgattcttataataaaagatCAATTCACgattaaatagttataatttcattatggCTTACCAGTAAAAGGTTATGGCAATCATAcctgaaaaagaaaaacatgttttaattatattgatacTGGATTTTTTTCTGGTTTCACATCATCAGATACTTAATTTAGTACTTCATCAATTGTACAGAAGCTTTGGCGCTTAATGCTGCCTATCTCCAATCATAAGGGAGTTCAGAAGCCCCTACGCACGAAGTACGCCTTCGGCCTGTGAGCGAGTCCAACCAAGCTGCCGTCCATTCCTGGAGTCGCACAAtgatacagataaaaaaaagtgtacTAATGGCAACTCCGGATCTAGGGGTCCAATTTGGCAGATAAATATACAACTCATCAATGCGAGATGCGATATCTAcaagtagtaatattataaagtttagcCCTATACAAAAGCTCTAGAAGTATTGAACTGATTTAGAACATACTTTCGAAttataagaagctacattattcctgagtgctcgtgcaatatattcttatgtaaaaatatgtaagtaatatatatggtgactagttgacccgacagacgttgtttcgtcttaactatgaattcgcAGCGCGCATtgtgtcaatcgctgacagttatttcaaacaattgacagttatgtaaaatgaatattttcgttaagtttttttaaattttcaaattttccgagcaatttttgatttttttctttcataaaaaccttcttcTGACGATAAcaaacacaagaaaaaaaaaattagtgaaattgGTACAGCCATTCTcgcgtgatggtgtgaccaagggaaatagggattcatttttatgtacatagatttattgatttcaattaatttccGATGTATATGGTATAATAAAGCAAAACAATCTTCAGGCTGATTTATGCAAATTTGTCAAAACACGTCTATACGCTGAAATCCGATCTTGACGCCTACAATTATTAGTCGTTAATGACCGgatcaaaatcattttatttattctgttaaaTATTGCAAGTgtttgtcaaaatttatacacgaagacATGTTAAgtcagtaattataatttttttattatatttggctCTCGTCAATAACTGattttgttgatttaatttatatttacacgtgtaagtactatttcttcgaatatattttaaaatgtcaacgGTTTCACTCGTGAGGAGTTAGATCTTATACCTagaactatttaaaaacaaacttagtGTCTAAAATATCATAAGTAAATTTATcgaatttgtttaaattactaTCTATATCGGAATATGCTCTATTCCATAGAATTTAACAATACGTCGCacgcttaataaaataatgacctatttcaaaaacaattttttgtatgctaccttttttttgatgTTGCTAttaaattgagcttattaaagataggtaaagaatgaaacctatagcattaAAACAGaaaggaaaaaactaaaaggttgCAAACAGAAATTGATTGTTTGACAcataaattggcaattttggaatgggtcattattttattaagagtgcgacgtATCAGTGTAATTATTCTATGTTTTGGAGATTTTGTACGACTAATCACTGTCGACTTTTGGGTTGTTGATTATTGGAGCTCATAGCCTCGATTATAGATGACGCATTGACAATATCGAATGAtaacaattttgattatttgagtttacgtttaaaatatatttattactttttaaacatcaataaaatgagataaggttctattgtttattatagaTTATCATATTCATGTTGTATTAATACTTCACGCTTTATTACGCCCCCAAAGGGGGTAGGTGGgggtgcaactggtgcaccatATTTCCACCGTGTATatcccgtcccatgatatgatgtgGGTGAGCCTTATTGCCTAGTTTACTATTATTATGGGTATAGATCCgcaagtttgtgaaaatgtatgaATTTTTTACAAGTAAACGCAAAGAAAGGTTAGACGTTTTTAGATCTAGGTGCAGATTAATTCGGTTCTGAATCATCATTTAGCTTTATTTTGTGAGGGAAAACTACTGAGTGGTGTTACCTGCAGAAATGATCATTCATACGGGAGGATCTGCTAGGAAAATTTGTTGTagatattgaaatgaaacaattttcggattctatcgcggttttttatatttaattttttctcgaCGTTTTAAAGTCTGTAGAAATAAATTTCGAAACGATGggagttaataataatataaataaccgcgataaaacctgaaaaatagttttatttcaacatctaACATCGCgtgaacataataaatcattagttgtaatatttgcttatcaaagtataaattaatcttatcttacttcatactaatattataaatgcgtgtTTCTTAAAACGTTTGGTAGAATTAAACGCTGAAACAACTTTACGGATTTGACACTAACAGACCATAACCTGGATTgtatgctactttttatacgGGCAATTTGCTCTCAAGGGAGATAATggatatgatttatttgttattttttttttatatttagcgcGTTTAAGGAACTAATGTAACAGGAAGACTTTTCTTACtggcgaagacgcgagcaatatctaataattattaatattaaaagttaaaatagtGAGACATAATCCCGGGTTTCCGCCAAGTTGAGGATTTCATAAAACGGcctatcaaaaattaaaatggtcGCAGAAAATTTGTAACGTAAAGATTTGTTAtctaataatacttaattttaaaaatataatttacaatgttCTTAGCGCTATcaattataatcttaataaattattatcgttTTAATTCTTGATACTGTATGACAGACAAtgcataaacagtaaaataaacaacaaatcattaaaattaaactatttttcgcatttcgtcgcggttttttattttaatgttctttttaataataaaaaaaacgacaaaAACCCCAGAAATaccttaattttaatgtctaacattcccgtaaacataagaaatcatacaAAAATCAAATCATCAAAAATAAGATTGCTtgtgtttgaataatttaagtgaaattattttttcttttattgcggttttcaaagttatttttttttaccaaatttaataagtaaag from the Manduca sexta isolate Smith_Timp_Sample1 unplaced genomic scaffold, JHU_Msex_v1.0 HiC_scaffold_2383, whole genome shotgun sequence genome contains:
- the LOC119192126 gene encoding trypsin, alkaline C-like, whose translation is MKTLIALLALGFVAVTAGPSAPQRIVGGSVTTIDNYPSLVALLRTQDWSQWSQACGGSIINSRHILSAAHCLHGYAVGAWRVRVGSTWANSGGVVHAVDRHIIHYHYNNRTLDNDIAILRLASNIAFNQNARAGHYAGAITMSQTTRRYGLLDGVIHSSEETLRATATRRSTDHQPDVCRDRYRRAFPPRIVTDNMLCSGILDVGGRDACQGDSGGPVYHNNVIAGVTSWGIRCADRRFPGVNVRVQRYTA